From Pseudomonas sp. AN-1:
CGAGCGCGGCGGCGTAGAGTTCCGGCTTGAAGCCGAGCAGGGTACGGTCGCCGAGGTCGAGCACCGGGCGCTTGATCATCGACGGCTGCGCCAGCATCAGCTCGATGGCGCGGTTCTGGTCGAGATCGGCCTTCTGCTCGTCGGCGAGCTTGCGGAAGGTGGTGCCGGCGCGGTTGAGGACCTTGTCCCAGCCGTGCTCGGCGCACCACCTTTCCAGGCTGGCGCGGTCGATGCCGGCGGCCTTGTAGTCGTGGAAGCGATAGGCGACGCCCTGCTCGTCGAGCCAGGTGCGGGCCTTCTTCATGGTGTCGCAGGCCTTGATGCCGTACAGGCACAGTTCGGTCATGGCGGGCTCCGGGTCAGGCGAAGGCCAGGTACAGGCGGTAGAACAGCGACGACAGCATCACCAGCACGCCGGTGGCCAGCACGGCCACGCCGGCATCGCTGTCGCGGCGGGTGTAGCCGACGCAGAGCAGCAGCATGCCGGCGGCGATCAGCGCGGTCATCACGTTGAGCGGATTGTCCATCATCCCTGGCGAGACTCCAGGTAGGCGCGGATGCGCCGGGCGGCCTCGACGCACTCGGCCAGCGGGGCGACCAGCGCCATGCGCACGCGGTTGGCGCCCGGGTTGACGCCGTCCACTTCGCGCGACAGGTAGGAGCCGGGCACCACGGTGACGTGCTCGCGCTCGAACAGATCGCGGGTGAAGGTGGTGTCGGCCACCGGGGTCCTGGCCCACAGGTAGAAGCCGCCGTCCGGGCGCTGCACGTCGAGCACGCCGTCAAGTACTTCCAGCACCGCGGCGAACTTGGCGCGGTACAGGTCGCGGTTGGCGCGCACGTGCTCCTCGT
This genomic window contains:
- a CDS encoding ArsC family reductase: MTELCLYGIKACDTMKKARTWLDEQGVAYRFHDYKAAGIDRASLERWCAEHGWDKVLNRAGTTFRKLADEQKADLDQNRAIELMLAQPSMIKRPVLDLGDRTLLGFKPELYAAALA